One genomic region from Enterobacter hormaechei ATCC 49162 encodes:
- a CDS encoding LysM peptidoglycan-binding domain-containing protein: MKFVKASYHLKTKTVEYEAGDGTRLLKIGGALSWRFNNPGNIIALPNASRQKGRIGAGTVYNPKKNTFVIFSSIEIGEREKCALLKRKYKDNTISEMMLQYAPESAGNDPVAYANFISSESGVSKDKKISDLNVNEFDKVVAAISKKEGGLKPGTEKWVYVTNVTVSDGSRPVADVPFKVTLGSTTYEWKTDAYGKLKTIIHTEQGMAIILKYTNSAGKEDIVYSAVARDETKNILLTRNFSQFSAKTLAENPKVPREKSTQKPIEYIVMSGDSLSKIAERYKTSTDEIAKNNNIKDVSKIFPGQHLTIYGGNTSSPSVYIVSPGDTLAKIAAQNGTTVDELARENNISDPNKIYLGQSIFISTITEDSKASNPVSSSDKQALKPEHSVKKSPVNLNKKILESVGSKNSDEPIALLPHDQREAPWMAIAIREVIEWHGTGEKEITDNYHKLMGSKASLGSTAWCASFANYCLKEAGYDYSKSFTKSSQFPVYDKTKFVEIKNPVYGALMVFRTYIESSDEFTGNGHVTFVYGKTSNGDITGLGGNQGGKTYGGGTIKLSMYSTTKPTSRFKMTVRKKAETPVYQKFYKYYIPVAYKEYHSKISVELPLVDVDDVNKNLFGFDSETKSANDEGGGR; encoded by the coding sequence ATGAAATTTGTAAAAGCGTCATACCATCTTAAAACCAAAACGGTTGAGTATGAAGCTGGAGATGGTACTCGTTTGCTAAAAATTGGTGGGGCATTGAGTTGGCGATTTAACAACCCTGGTAATATAATAGCATTACCTAATGCCAGTAGGCAAAAAGGGCGAATAGGTGCCGGGACTGTGTATAATCCGAAAAAAAATACATTTGTCATTTTTTCCAGCATTGAAATTGGGGAGCGAGAGAAATGCGCGTTATTGAAACGAAAATATAAAGATAATACCATATCTGAAATGATGTTGCAGTATGCGCCTGAGTCCGCTGGCAATGATCCCGTAGCTTACGCCAATTTTATTAGCTCGGAAAGTGGAGTTTCAAAAGATAAAAAAATATCAGATCTGAATGTTAATGAATTCGACAAAGTTGTGGCTGCAATCAGTAAAAAAGAAGGTGGCTTGAAGCCCGGAACTGAAAAATGGGTGTACGTGACAAACGTGACTGTTTCTGATGGCTCTCGACCAGTTGCAGATGTACCATTTAAAGTGACATTGGGAAGCACTACCTACGAATGGAAAACAGATGCTTACGGCAAGCTCAAGACGATCATCCATACAGAACAAGGAATGGCTATTATCCTCAAATATACAAATTCTGCTGGAAAAGAGGATATTGTTTATTCTGCTGTTGCGAGGGATGAAACGAAAAATATACTTCTCACGAGAAACTTTTCGCAATTTTCCGCAAAAACACTTGCCGAGAACCCAAAAGTCCCACGGGAGAAAAGCACTCAGAAGCCGATAGAGTACATAGTCATGTCAGGAGACTCGCTCTCGAAAATTGCCGAGCGTTATAAGACAAGTACTGATGAAATTGCTAAAAATAATAATATAAAAGATGTAAGTAAGATTTTCCCCGGTCAGCACTTGACGATTTATGGGGGCAACACTAGTAGCCCTTCAGTATATATCGTTTCACCAGGTGATACACTTGCTAAGATTGCCGCACAAAATGGTACGACTGTCGATGAACTCGCTCGCGAAAACAATATCTCAGATCCAAATAAAATCTATCTAGGGCAGTCGATATTTATTTCAACTATTACGGAAGATTCAAAAGCAAGTAATCCAGTATCATCTTCAGATAAACAAGCGCTCAAACCTGAACACTCAGTCAAGAAGTCTCCGGTCAATTTAAATAAAAAAATACTGGAATCTGTAGGTTCTAAAAACTCTGATGAACCGATAGCTTTGCTACCCCATGATCAAAGGGAGGCACCATGGATGGCGATTGCGATCCGTGAGGTTATAGAATGGCATGGAACAGGAGAGAAGGAAATTACTGATAATTATCATAAGCTAATGGGATCAAAGGCATCATTGGGTAGTACGGCGTGGTGTGCTTCGTTTGCTAATTATTGTCTGAAAGAAGCGGGGTATGACTACTCTAAGAGTTTTACAAAATCTTCTCAATTTCCGGTTTATGACAAAACGAAATTTGTCGAGATAAAAAATCCTGTATATGGTGCATTGATGGTCTTTCGTACATATATTGAATCAAGTGATGAATTTACAGGAAATGGACATGTAACATTTGTTTATGGAAAAACGAGTAATGGTGATATTACTGGGTTAGGCGGCAACCAGGGAGGTAAAACATATGGTGGAGGTACTATCAAGTTATCAATGTATAGTACCACGAAACCAACATCCAGATTCAAAATGACTGTCAGAAAAAAAGCAGAAACCCCTGTATATCAAAAATTTTATAAGTATTATATTCCTGTGGCGTATAAAGAATATCATTCAAAAATTTCCGTGGAGTTACCTTTAGTTGATGTTGACGATGTTAATAAGAATTTATTCGGATTTGATAGCGAAACTAAATCTGCGAATGATGAAGGTGGTGGTCGATGA
- a CDS encoding DUF4431 domain-containing protein codes for MLNLLMKLTLSIAILVYHFGVNATCLKEGDEIVLSGVIKEELFYGPPNWGEDRNHDEKLLYWILHLDSPLKCVIDANTEQEGWDSNVQLIISGEDYKIKRSLLNHHVAVDGNVMLAVTGYHMTSVLLKNISFKQTKKIKKDDI; via the coding sequence ATGTTAAATCTGCTTATGAAACTTACGTTGAGTATAGCTATCTTAGTTTATCACTTCGGTGTAAATGCTACATGTCTGAAAGAGGGGGATGAGATAGTACTCTCAGGAGTGATTAAAGAAGAGTTGTTTTACGGCCCCCCTAACTGGGGGGAAGACAGGAATCATGACGAAAAATTACTTTACTGGATCCTGCATTTAGACAGTCCGTTAAAGTGTGTGATTGATGCTAATACTGAACAAGAGGGTTGGGACAGTAATGTTCAACTCATTATTAGCGGTGAAGATTATAAAATTAAACGTAGTTTACTTAATCATCATGTCGCTGTAGATGGAAATGTTATGCTTGCTGTAACAGGCTATCATATGACTTCAGTTTTACTAAAAAACATCAGTTTTAAACAAACGAAAAAAATTAAAAAGGATGACATATGA
- a CDS encoding ImcF-related family protein → MKLPFAFAPKTTEGRYLAIVLLFFLFLAVMTFMVWKHPDIAGVQEGSQQQIYWLIAGGCISGCTLILSVVLLAAVRNAGKQEFNALVDDTRGDDEKKKRGNDNTPVHPAVVMCDRIRAHLRSRISFYWRSKTRLLLITGDEAAIEQLVLQQQLWLEGNRTVLIYGGSLASEPDREKYTALRKLRRGRPLDGIIRVLPESLNLTPKISDSDLRGLEKISELLGYSAPVWLWQLCSSHWSQGTRPEQAVGASFPLRAKENDVIRQLELMLPALRAQGVSQVAGNNSHDFLLRLGQHLKDGGITRWAQQLVPWLSVSQQRVSLRGLMFSLPADTSAGTADAENYGSQRHALTLPATWQGIVDDCKRVRGRRVGMPWERALAWALMATISVWGSGTLLSFAVNRSQIVSVAQQAHALVEHPSVSDYQLTALHTLRNDAGRLLHYIQDGSPWYQRFGLDHNQQLLDAMLPWYGVANNRLIRDSANEALKQKLSALANSAPNSDQRTQMANPGYDQLKAWLMMSRPDKADGAFYAQTMKAVQPTRLGISTGLWQSLSPDLWAFYITELPAQSQWKITPDAQLVSQSRQVLLQQIGRRNAESTLYENMLKSVRRNFADVTLEDMTGGTDARRLFTTDEVVPGMFTRQAWEGGIQQAIEKAANSRRDEIDWVLSDSHKAVSSDLSPEALKARLTQRYFTDFAGSWLSFLNSLQLNPANNIADVTDQLTLMSDVRQSPLIALMNTLAWQGQTGQKSEGLSDSIIKSAKDLVGGRDKPMIDQSASGPQGPLDETFGPLLTLMGKNKGSNIMSADNSLSLQTYLTRITRVRLRLQQVASASDPQEMMQTLAQTVFQGKSVDLTDTQQYGSLIAASLGEEWSGFGSTMFVQPLTQAWETVLQPSAASLNDKWSRSVVANWHTAFDGRFPFAVSKSDSSLPMLAEFVRKDSGRIERFLTTELGGVLHKEGSQWVPDKVNSQGLNFNPAFLRAINQLSQLSDILFTDGSQGISFELQARPVPQVVETQLTIDGQKLHYFNQIADWQSFRWPGDTYKPGTMLTWTTVNAGARLFGDYSGTWGFIRWLDESKREQLDRSQWMMSFTAPDGRTLQWVLRSQLGSGPLALLALRGFTLPDQIFSVDSAAMAEALMTNTENSDMDGIE, encoded by the coding sequence GTGAAGCTACCTTTTGCTTTTGCACCGAAGACTACGGAAGGCCGCTATCTTGCTATCGTATTGCTTTTCTTTTTGTTTTTAGCCGTTATGACGTTCATGGTCTGGAAGCATCCGGATATTGCCGGGGTTCAAGAAGGTAGTCAGCAGCAAATTTACTGGCTTATCGCTGGCGGATGTATCTCAGGTTGTACACTTATCCTATCCGTGGTGCTCCTGGCGGCAGTTCGTAATGCCGGTAAGCAGGAGTTTAATGCGCTTGTCGACGATACCCGTGGTGATGATGAGAAAAAGAAGCGGGGAAATGATAACACCCCTGTTCACCCTGCGGTGGTCATGTGTGACAGGATTCGGGCACATCTCCGCTCCCGTATTAGTTTTTACTGGCGTAGCAAAACACGACTGCTGTTAATCACTGGCGATGAAGCCGCGATTGAGCAACTGGTACTGCAACAGCAGCTGTGGCTTGAAGGCAACCGCACCGTGCTGATTTACGGTGGCAGCCTGGCATCGGAGCCTGACCGCGAAAAATATACCGCGCTGCGTAAACTGCGCCGTGGGCGCCCATTGGACGGAATTATCCGTGTACTGCCGGAGTCGCTTAATCTTACCCCAAAAATCAGCGACAGCGATTTACGCGGCCTGGAAAAAATCAGCGAATTACTGGGGTATTCCGCCCCAGTCTGGCTGTGGCAACTGTGCAGCAGTCACTGGTCACAGGGTACGCGTCCTGAGCAGGCGGTGGGCGCAAGCTTCCCACTACGCGCAAAAGAAAACGATGTAATCCGCCAACTGGAACTGATGCTGCCGGCCCTGCGGGCGCAGGGTGTGAGTCAGGTTGCGGGAAACAATAGCCACGACTTCCTGCTGCGCCTGGGCCAGCACCTGAAAGACGGCGGTATCACCCGTTGGGCTCAGCAACTGGTGCCATGGCTCTCCGTTTCTCAGCAGCGCGTTTCGCTGCGAGGGTTGATGTTTAGCCTGCCTGCCGATACGTCAGCGGGAACAGCCGACGCTGAGAATTATGGATCACAGCGTCATGCCCTGACCCTGCCGGCAACCTGGCAGGGTATTGTTGACGACTGCAAACGCGTACGTGGACGTCGTGTCGGTATGCCATGGGAACGAGCTCTGGCCTGGGCACTGATGGCCACTATCAGTGTCTGGGGATCAGGGACGCTGTTGTCGTTTGCGGTTAACCGGTCACAGATAGTCTCTGTTGCACAGCAGGCGCATGCTCTCGTGGAGCACCCTTCCGTATCGGATTACCAGCTGACGGCCCTGCATACTCTGCGTAATGATGCCGGTCGCCTGCTGCACTATATTCAGGACGGTTCGCCGTGGTATCAGCGCTTTGGTCTGGACCATAATCAGCAGTTGCTTGACGCAATGCTGCCCTGGTACGGGGTGGCGAACAACCGTCTGATACGTGACTCGGCAAATGAAGCGCTTAAGCAGAAGCTCAGTGCGCTGGCAAACTCTGCGCCCAACAGCGATCAGCGTACACAGATGGCGAATCCGGGTTATGACCAGCTGAAAGCCTGGCTGATGATGTCCCGGCCGGATAAAGCCGATGGCGCATTCTACGCGCAAACCATGAAAGCCGTGCAGCCGACGCGTTTAGGCATCTCAACCGGTCTGTGGCAAAGCCTGTCACCGGATTTGTGGGCTTTCTACATCACCGAACTGCCTGCGCAGTCACAGTGGAAAATCACGCCAGATGCGCAACTGGTGAGCCAGAGCCGCCAGGTACTGCTTCAGCAAATTGGACGGCGCAACGCGGAAAGTACGCTGTACGAGAACATGCTCAAATCTGTACGTCGTAACTTCGCCGATGTGACTCTGGAAGATATGACCGGTGGTACCGATGCCCGCCGCTTGTTTACCACCGATGAGGTGGTACCGGGCATGTTCACACGTCAAGCCTGGGAGGGAGGTATTCAGCAGGCCATTGAAAAAGCGGCAAACTCCCGCCGTGATGAAATCGACTGGGTGCTTAGCGATTCCCATAAAGCCGTCTCCTCAGACCTGTCGCCGGAAGCACTGAAAGCACGTCTGACACAGCGTTATTTCACTGACTTTGCTGGCAGTTGGCTGAGCTTCCTCAACAGTCTGCAACTGAATCCGGCAAACAATATTGCCGACGTCACCGACCAGCTGACGTTGATGAGTGATGTCCGCCAGTCCCCACTGATTGCCCTGATGAATACCCTCGCCTGGCAGGGGCAGACCGGCCAGAAGAGTGAAGGTCTTTCGGACTCCATCATCAAATCGGCTAAAGATCTGGTGGGTGGACGGGACAAACCGATGATTGACCAGTCAGCCTCAGGCCCGCAGGGGCCACTGGATGAAACCTTTGGACCGTTGCTGACACTGATGGGTAAAAACAAAGGCAGCAACATCATGTCGGCTGATAACTCACTGAGCCTGCAAACGTATCTTACCCGTATCACCCGAGTGCGTCTGCGTCTGCAACAGGTGGCCAGCGCCTCTGACCCGCAGGAAATGATGCAGACCCTGGCACAGACCGTATTCCAGGGCAAAAGCGTGGACCTGACCGACACCCAGCAATACGGCAGTCTGATTGCGGCTAGCCTTGGCGAAGAGTGGAGTGGTTTTGGCAGCACCATGTTTGTGCAGCCACTGACCCAGGCCTGGGAAACGGTGCTTCAGCCATCGGCAGCGAGCCTGAATGACAAATGGAGTCGTTCCGTGGTGGCGAACTGGCATACGGCTTTTGATGGACGTTTCCCATTCGCTGTCAGCAAGAGTGATTCTTCTCTGCCAATGCTGGCTGAGTTTGTGCGCAAGGACAGCGGACGTATTGAGCGCTTCCTGACCACGGAACTCGGCGGTGTGCTGCACAAGGAGGGGAGCCAGTGGGTGCCGGATAAGGTCAACAGCCAGGGGCTGAACTTTAACCCAGCCTTCCTGCGGGCGATTAATCAGCTCAGCCAGCTATCGGATATCTTGTTTACCGACGGCAGTCAGGGCATCAGCTTTGAACTACAGGCGCGTCCGGTACCGCAGGTGGTCGAAACGCAACTGACTATTGATGGACAAAAGCTGCATTACTTCAATCAAATTGCTGACTGGCAGTCTTTCCGCTGGCCTGGTGACACCTACAAGCCCGGAACCATGCTGACATGGACCACCGTCAATGCGGGTGCACGTCTGTTTGGTGATTACAGCGGAACCTGGGGTTTTATTCGCTGGCTTGATGAGAGTAAGCGAGAGCAGCTTGACCGCAGTCAGTGGATGATGAGTTTTACCGCGCCGGATGGTCGTACCCTACAGTGGGTACTGCGTTCACAACTGGGCAGTGGCCCGCTGGCGTTACTGGCACTGCGGGGCTTCACGCTGCCAGATCAAATATTTAGCGTAGACAGCGCGGCTATGGCGGAGGCGCTGATGACCAACACAGAAAACAGTGACATGGACGGAATCGAATAA
- a CDS encoding PAAR domain-containing protein, producing MPAKGFYLVQGDKTTCGGRIITGAEDHTLFGKPVAREQDGVTCGKFPGIYKVAGGIDNDIIHGRRMAGTLDSYSSCPCKAKFIPSMWDDTYEKSSAGAILAAEESGRTSLANAVSQAFLAGSQTDTMLAPGYPVLINTHTVPDDNVRGMLRANRHDFLLLTLEECQRIIDGWDFVKKTWKDAVTNPVGNTVKTYATNIDDAASASAMVYKLGSIGITATVFINHKGTRLIKISGYAAIRKTLNAPVFAEMNPKIIEAGIGKFGLKKSIIQGAILGFIYVSVIDTIDFILNDETTLAKFLGTLATDIVKVGITSAALYAVGLYTMSAYIVLNIAVVLVFGAGLAWVLNTLDRKYHITDSLVEFMAPYIESAQQEFVERSREISNDLLDLGAMYIDGKLREGRQVIESEIKQYIKKLIGDLAPQVINL from the coding sequence ATGCCAGCAAAAGGCTTTTATCTGGTGCAGGGCGACAAAACGACCTGCGGCGGAAGAATTATCACGGGCGCAGAAGATCACACTCTGTTTGGTAAACCTGTTGCCCGGGAACAGGACGGCGTGACCTGCGGTAAATTTCCAGGAATTTACAAGGTAGCCGGAGGCATCGATAACGATATCATTCATGGCAGGCGAATGGCCGGCACTCTCGACAGCTACAGTTCATGTCCCTGTAAGGCAAAGTTTATTCCCTCGATGTGGGATGATACGTACGAAAAGAGTTCAGCCGGAGCAATTTTAGCAGCAGAAGAATCTGGAAGGACATCCCTGGCGAATGCGGTTTCTCAGGCGTTTCTGGCTGGCTCACAGACTGATACAATGTTAGCGCCGGGATATCCTGTGTTAATCAACACTCATACCGTACCGGATGACAACGTTCGAGGGATGCTCAGAGCTAACAGACATGATTTCCTCTTACTGACGCTGGAGGAATGTCAACGGATTATTGACGGCTGGGATTTTGTAAAAAAAACATGGAAAGATGCCGTGACAAATCCCGTTGGTAATACTGTCAAAACATATGCAACGAATATCGATGATGCAGCCAGTGCTTCAGCGATGGTTTACAAACTGGGAAGCATCGGTATAACCGCAACGGTGTTTATTAACCACAAAGGAACACGCCTGATAAAAATTAGTGGTTATGCCGCAATCAGGAAAACGCTCAATGCCCCTGTCTTTGCAGAGATGAACCCCAAAATCATCGAGGCTGGAATAGGGAAATTTGGATTAAAGAAATCCATCATTCAAGGTGCGATTCTCGGTTTTATATATGTTTCGGTTATAGATACAATTGATTTTATATTGAATGATGAAACAACACTCGCAAAGTTCCTGGGCACGCTTGCTACCGATATCGTCAAAGTAGGAATTACTTCAGCAGCGCTTTATGCTGTTGGATTATATACAATGTCTGCGTATATAGTCCTGAATATCGCTGTTGTTCTTGTTTTTGGAGCTGGTTTAGCTTGGGTGTTAAACACTCTGGACAGGAAATATCATATTACGGATAGTCTGGTTGAGTTCATGGCACCTTACATCGAATCTGCACAGCAAGAGTTTGTTGAAAGATCCAGGGAAATCTCAAATGATTTACTTGATTTGGGAGCCATGTATATAGATGGAAAGCTCAGAGAAGGGCGGCAAGTAATAGAATCCGAAATAAAGCAGTATATTAAAAAACTTATTGGCGATCTGGCGCCGCAGGTAATTAACTTATGA
- the tssA gene encoding type VI secretion system protein TssA produces the protein MDALQNLVVACQADETLLRQQAQSRTESWQRWFAPVSEISPTGEDPGYDDDFQRIREEVNKLSGIDTGLICQLAEKVLTTVAKDVRVVTYYCWARLHQDGETGFAEGLELLAGLLTRYGKQLHPQRERSRKPALEWLAGSRLLDSLLLWPEVVRDDALRTTGALLLIRDSLETEPEASRPDLNALYSALGSRLTKAGGVDAVIPQNASSQTRPQSASHTAEQDAPALSRITSGQDLLAQARTLTGYLREQPDGWLAAHRLMKSLRHDTLRAIPAPDAEGKTRIEPPRADQRAMLKRLYLQQSWLEILEQADSTFSRGANHLWLDLQWYIHQALIKLGQDVLADIITDDLKGLLRRLTGLETLAFNDGTPFADEVTLNWINQSVLDELSNWRDEPVNAASETDNDILALEPEALEKADTEGLDATLHWLQTRPGSNTTKDKWLVRLLMARVAEQKGRNELALHLLGELDGAAQSITLMQWTPALLFEVKSRRLRLLRMKAARSETDKSRLQPDMDQLLAGLIALDPAGSAVLCG, from the coding sequence ATGGACGCTTTGCAGAATCTTGTTGTTGCCTGTCAGGCAGATGAAACCCTGTTGCGACAGCAGGCGCAGTCACGTACGGAAAGCTGGCAACGCTGGTTTGCCCCGGTGAGTGAGATCAGTCCTACAGGAGAAGACCCGGGATATGATGATGATTTCCAGCGTATCCGGGAGGAGGTCAATAAACTTTCCGGCATTGATACCGGGCTAATTTGCCAGCTGGCTGAAAAGGTACTGACCACAGTGGCCAAAGATGTCCGGGTTGTCACTTACTATTGCTGGGCGCGGCTGCATCAGGACGGTGAAACCGGCTTTGCTGAAGGACTTGAGCTACTTGCGGGATTACTAACGCGCTATGGAAAGCAGCTTCACCCACAGCGAGAGCGAAGCCGTAAACCAGCACTGGAGTGGCTCGCAGGCTCTCGTCTTCTTGACAGCCTGTTACTCTGGCCGGAAGTGGTACGCGACGATGCTCTGCGCACGACCGGAGCGCTGCTGCTCATCCGAGACAGTCTTGAAACTGAGCCTGAAGCGTCACGCCCTGACCTGAATGCCCTGTACAGCGCGCTGGGATCCCGCCTGACAAAAGCCGGTGGTGTGGATGCGGTAATACCACAGAATGCCAGCAGTCAGACTCGCCCGCAGTCGGCATCTCACACGGCAGAACAGGACGCGCCAGCATTGAGCCGCATCACGTCAGGTCAAGATTTGCTGGCTCAGGCCCGAACCCTGACGGGATATCTGCGTGAGCAACCTGATGGCTGGCTTGCCGCACACCGGCTGATGAAAAGTCTGCGTCACGACACGCTGAGAGCGATCCCGGCACCGGATGCCGAAGGAAAAACACGTATCGAACCGCCGCGGGCTGACCAGAGGGCGATGCTCAAACGCCTTTATTTGCAACAGAGCTGGCTGGAGATACTTGAGCAGGCGGACAGCACGTTTTCGCGTGGTGCCAATCATCTCTGGCTGGATTTGCAATGGTACATCCATCAGGCCCTGATTAAGTTGGGCCAGGATGTGCTGGCCGATATCATTACCGATGACCTGAAAGGGTTGCTGCGGCGCCTCACTGGTCTTGAAACGCTGGCTTTTAATGACGGCACACCGTTTGCCGACGAGGTCACGCTGAACTGGATAAACCAGAGCGTGCTCGACGAGTTGTCCAACTGGCGGGATGAACCTGTCAATGCCGCGAGTGAAACTGACAACGATATTCTGGCCCTTGAACCGGAAGCACTGGAGAAAGCTGACACAGAGGGTCTGGATGCCACACTCCACTGGTTGCAGACTCGTCCAGGGTCCAACACCACGAAAGACAAATGGTTAGTGCGTCTGTTGATGGCTCGCGTAGCGGAGCAGAAGGGCAGGAATGAACTGGCCCTGCATCTGCTGGGGGAACTTGACGGTGCAGCACAGTCAATCACCCTCATGCAGTGGACGCCAGCGTTGTTGTTTGAAGTGAAATCGCGTCGCCTCAGGCTGCTGCGTATGAAAGCCGCTCGCAGCGAAACCGATAAGTCACGGCTTCAGCCAGATATGGACCAGCTTCTGGCCGGTCTGATTGCGCTCGACCCGGCAGGCAGTGCGGTGCTTTGCGGGTAA
- a CDS encoding DUF1240 domain-containing protein, protein MFEEKIRPFLAVVIILGLCVLCIYLGGSIFQSYFSFEDSIIFSWLSIALIALPVVMIFPLVYFALIIVKGKNFTFKKMDNYVSYLKWSCIAIIILGLLFSCLYPKELLSKGYVRCNGVPSGWMAGTATRYVKHPSICVIN, encoded by the coding sequence ATGTTTGAAGAAAAAATCCGACCTTTTCTTGCTGTAGTAATAATTCTTGGCTTATGTGTGCTGTGTATTTATCTTGGGGGTAGTATATTTCAGTCATACTTCTCTTTCGAAGATAGTATTATTTTTTCATGGTTAAGTATTGCATTAATTGCCTTGCCTGTTGTGATGATTTTTCCACTTGTTTATTTTGCCCTGATAATTGTTAAGGGGAAAAATTTTACTTTCAAAAAAATGGATAATTATGTTTCTTATTTGAAGTGGAGTTGCATTGCTATCATAATATTAGGGTTGTTATTTTCCTGTTTGTACCCCAAAGAATTGCTCAGCAAGGGATATGTCCGTTGTAATGGTGTTCCATCAGGCTGGATGGCAGGAACTGCAACCCGCTACGTTAAACATCCGTCTATCTGCGTCATTAATTGA
- a CDS encoding PAAR domain-containing protein, with protein MPAKGFYLVQGDKTTCGGKIITGAEDHTLFGKPVAREQDGVTCGKFPGIYKVAGGINNDAIHGRRMAGTLDSFSSCPCRAKFIPSMMDDTYEKSSGVSTAESAAGFVAPAQTTPELPSYLTGEQKPTGFVSDYPVLKNIHDLPDEKLRMMFKQNNQDIMLLTLPEVFEILSSWGAWKYGWIAITESTPGRIIVNYGTNIKDVVTTSMLVGQLGSFGIKATVYVNHKGTELIKISGYPGVRKILNAPVFSAKNPKVVDIGIGKYGLAKSIIEGARLTFYVAAAYRTIDYIMNDEISFAEFIGSLATDVVKIGIASAVVWGMGLVLVTPWIVANLAIVVVVGGVAAITLNVLDDKFGATDKVLAYIESAQQEFANKAREVEQGLLDLGAMFAEQMLIRGRDVIVEKVRNYIRDNLTSIQRRLY; from the coding sequence ATGCCAGCAAAAGGCTTTTATCTGGTGCAGGGCGACAAAACGACCTGTGGCGGGAAAATTATCACGGGCGCAGAAGATCACACTCTGTTTGGTAAACCTGTCGCCCGGGAACAGGACGGCGTGACCTGCGGTAAATTTCCAGGGATTTACAAGGTAGCCGGTGGCATCAATAACGACGCTATTCATGGCAGGCGAATGGCCGGAACCCTCGACAGCTTCAGCTCATGTCCCTGCCGGGCAAAGTTTATCCCGTCGATGATGGATGATACGTACGAGAAGAGTAGCGGAGTATCTACAGCAGAATCAGCAGCAGGTTTTGTGGCACCGGCGCAAACTACTCCGGAATTGCCCTCTTATCTCACTGGTGAGCAAAAGCCAACGGGATTCGTATCTGATTACCCTGTGTTAAAAAATATACATGATTTACCTGATGAAAAGTTAAGAATGATGTTTAAGCAAAATAACCAAGACATCATGTTACTAACTTTACCCGAAGTGTTTGAAATATTGTCATCCTGGGGTGCCTGGAAATACGGTTGGATTGCGATAACTGAAAGCACACCAGGTCGAATAATTGTTAACTATGGTACAAATATAAAGGATGTCGTTACAACATCCATGTTGGTGGGGCAGTTAGGTAGTTTTGGGATTAAGGCCACGGTATATGTGAATCATAAAGGCACAGAATTGATTAAAATCAGTGGCTACCCTGGGGTTAGGAAAATATTAAATGCGCCAGTTTTTTCTGCAAAAAACCCTAAGGTTGTAGATATAGGAATAGGCAAGTATGGTCTGGCGAAGTCGATCATAGAAGGTGCAAGATTAACATTTTATGTAGCTGCAGCATATCGCACAATCGATTACATTATGAATGATGAAATCTCCTTCGCTGAATTTATTGGTAGTCTGGCAACAGATGTAGTTAAGATTGGTATAGCATCTGCTGTCGTTTGGGGGATGGGACTGGTTCTGGTAACTCCATGGATCGTTGCAAACTTAGCAATAGTGGTCGTCGTTGGTGGTGTTGCTGCCATTACCTTAAATGTTCTTGATGATAAATTTGGTGCGACTGATAAGGTTTTAGCCTATATAGAATCAGCACAACAAGAATTTGCAAACAAAGCCAGAGAGGTTGAACAGGGATTACTGGATCTAGGGGCAATGTTTGCTGAACAAATGTTAATTAGAGGAAGGGACGTGATTGTTGAGAAAGTTCGCAATTATATTCGGGATAATCTGACGAGTATTCAACGGAGATTGTACTGA